The sequence AACCCAGTGGCGTTGCTTTTGATCTACCTTCCCAGGAAGGCATTATACCAGTTCTTTTGCGTTTACACGGCCAATAACATAGTCATAAAAATCCTGGAAGGAGGTAATATTCGTGAAGTCTTCAGGTTTTACTTTGAACCCAAAATTGCTTTCAATCACCACGACCATGTCAATATAATCCAGGCTATCGAGTTCCAGTGTTTCTTTCAGGTTGGCTTCCGGTGAGATCATCTCTTTCTCTACTTCAAATTCTTCCACCAGGAAATGGTTGATCTTCTCTATTATGCTTGCTGTGGTCATAGTGGTTTAGTTTAGGATAGACGAATAGGTCAATAAGTCAATAGGTGAATGGGTGAATGGGTGAATGCCATGACAAGTAACAGATCGCGACAAAGGCAGTATGTAAATTTTCTCCATAATATATTTTTCACTTATTCACCTATTCACTTTATTCCCCATATTTCTTTATGATCAACGAAGAATTCGTTCCGCCGAATCCAAACGAGTTGGATAAAAAGCAATCGAATTCTTCTTCTAATGTTTTTGTAACAATATTCAATTTGGCCGAATCTTCATCCGGTTCCTCAAAATTAATATTTGGCGCGATGAATCCGTACTTCATCATCAACATTGAGTAAACTATTTCACTCGCACCTGCCATCCAGCATTCATGCCCGGTCATTGATTTTGTTGAACTCACATAGGGGCGGGATGCACCAAAAACTTCATCAATTGCCCTGGCTTCACTCGAATCACCTGCCGGTGTAGAGGTTGCGTGGGCATTGATATAAAAAATATCCGCTGCATCCAATCCCGCGTCCTTCAAAGCCATATTCAATGCCCGGACCGGTCCATTTACGGTCGGATTAGAAATATGTCCGCCATTTGAAGAGAACCCATAACCCACCACCTCCCCTAAAATATTGGCACCACGGGCTAAAGCACTATCGAGGCTTTCCAGGATCACTGTTGCCGCGCCACCACTCGGGATCAGCCCGTCGCGGTTTTTATCAAAGGGGCGGGAGGCTTTTGTAGGATCCGCTTCCCGGATGGAAAACGCAGAAAGGGCATCAAAATTACCCATTGAATAAATATTCAGTTCCTGAGCGCCGCCACAGATGATCATTTCCTGCAACCCGGTTTTAATAAAATGGTAGCCCAGGCCGATGGCATGTGAACCGCTGGCGCAGGCAGCACTGATCGTAAAATTGACCCCTTTCAGGTGGAAGATCGTAGCCAGGTTCATGGTAACGGTAGAATTCATGGTCTGGAAAACCGAGCCCGAACCCACCAGTGTAGTGTCTTTTTTTTCCCGCATCAGGTCGGTAGCGGTTACCACCGGTTCTGCCGAGCTGTCATTGCCGTACAAGACACCGATCTCCCTTTGCTGCAACATTTCTTCGGTTATGCCTGCCTGTGCAAGTGCCTGCACGGTGGCCAGGTAGGCGTATTCCCCCTGTTCCGGCAACATGATCCTGGCCCTTCGGTCCAGCTGGCCCTTTAGGTTGGGCCTTTCCACGAACCCGGTAAGCCCGGAGCGGTAGCCAAATTCCTTACGCGCCTGGTCCAGCACAATACCCGACCTGCCCTCGAACAAGGATTGCCTCACTTCTTCCAGGTTCTTCCCGATACAGGAATAAATACCCATGCCTGTTATCACCACTCTGTTCATGCCTGTCTACGTATATAGTCCACCATTTACTGATAATACGACGCCTGTAATATACCCCGATTCAGGGGAAGCGAGAAATGCGACCGCGTGTGCCACTTCCTCTGGCTGGCCGAAACGCTGAACCGGAATCATGGTCTTTAATTCCTTTTCATTTAACCCTTCGGTCATATCGGTTTGAATGAATCCCGGCGCTACGGCATTCACCGTTACGCCCCTTTTACCAATTTCCTGGGCCAGCGCTTTTGTAGCACCGATCACCCCGGCTTTGGCAGCAGAGTAGTTGGTTTGTCCGGCCATCCCTTTCAATCCTGATAAGGAAACCACATTTACAATACGACCCGATTTCCGCAGCAACATCCCATTCAAGACTTCCCGGGTCACATAAAAAAATCCGCCCAAACTGGTATCCACTACATTTTCCCATTGCTCATCTTTCATCCAGAGCATGAGTGTATCATCCTTTATGCCTGCGTTATTGACCAGTATCTCGATCACCTTTTCCTTTTGTTGTTCAATCCACCCGCCTAAAACTGCCTTCACCTGTTCCTTATGCTGAACATCAAACTGCAACAATTCACCATCGGCGCCAAGGGCCCGCACCTGTGCAAGGGTTTCCTGTGCTGCAGCCTCATTGCCTTTATAATTGACCAGTATGTAATAGCCAAGGGATGCCATCTTTAAACAGATAGCCCTTCCAATTCCCCTCGACCCTCCTGTAACCAGGACAGATTTAGTCATGATGAATCATTTAACGTTGAAAACGCTGCAGTATCGCGTATAATTTACAAAATAGTTCAGGCAACCCCATCAATTGTTGAGGGTGTTGGAAAACTGACCACAGGTTCGGCATTCTCAAAGAATCGCTTCACCCGGTCGAGGTCTTTATACCTGGGCTGGTCATCAGCAAATACCGGGAAAATGGCCCGGATCTGGCTATACATATGCAGGGTTGCAGACGCCATCCTGCTGGTACAATCCAGGTAATCCACCGCCTGCAGAATGGTCATCATCTGTATGGCCAGCACCTCAAAGGAATTGCCGATCACGCGCCGGGTGAGCAATGCCGCATTACAGCCCATGCTGACGATATCCTGGTTGTCGTTATTATTGGGAATGCTGTGGATATACATCGGGTTAGAGATGGTCTGGTTTTCAGCAACTGTTGAAGTGGCCGTAAACTGCATCCCCTGCATGCCAAAATTCAGTCCAAGCGTTCCCAGGTTGATGAATGGCGGGAATTTTTCATTCAGCTTGGCGTTCAGCAGGTAGTTGAGTTGGCGTTCAGACAACATCGACAATTTAGTGATGGCAATTTTGAGTTTGTCCATCTCCAGGGACACATAATCACCATGGAAGTTGCCGCCATGGAAGATATTGGCGTTCTCGTGGTCGATGATGGGGTTATCATTCACGGAATTAAATTCCGACAGGATCACTTTTTCGGCCTGGTCGATGGTATCGATAATGGGACCCAGCACCTGCGTGATACACCGTAAGGAATAATACTCCTGCACTTTGTCCTCAAACACATCCTGGTCCATCTTATCGCCTTCGTATAAATGTTTTTTCCGGGAACGGATCATATGGCTGTCACGCAGCAGGTCGCGCAGCATGCCGGCAACTTTTTGTTGGCCGGGATGGTGTTTCACATGATTCAGTTCGTGGGAGAAATGGTCGTCGTAAGCTTCTACGACTTCATTCGTCATAGCCGACAGGAAGACCGACCATTCCAATAATTTCCGCGCCTGTAACAGGTTGATGAGGGCGATGCCGGTCATCGCAGAAGTGCCATTGATCAGGGCAAGACCTTCCCGCACGCGGATCTTAAGCGGCACAATACCCAGCGCTTCAAAAACTTCTGCAGTATCACGTAATTCATTTTTATACCAAACTTCACCTTCGCCAATCAGGGTCAGTGCAAGGTGTGCAAGCTGAACGAGGTCACCGCTCGCCCCCACCCCGCCATGCTCATAGATACAGGGATAAACTTCTTTATTCAATAAGTCGACCAGCAGGAGCACCAGGTCTGGATGGATACCGGAATAGCCTTGCAGGAAATTATTCAAACGGGCCAGTAACAAGGCCCGCACCAATATTGGATCAATGGGTTTGCCACTGCCGGAACTATGGCTCCTGATCAGGTTATATTGTAAGGCGATAAGGTTTTCTTCACTTACGCGGTATTGTGCCATCGGGCCAAAGCCGGTATTGATGCCATAAATGATCTTATTGGAAGCAAATCCTTTTAAAAATTCATGGTTTTTGGACACCTTATCCAGAACGCTGCCGTCGATGGTCAATTTCTTTCCATCGCATACGATCTCCCTGAAATCATCCAGTGTTAAATGTTGTTCTTTAATCAATTTCATCACTTGGTTCAACTGTTAAGAAGGCACCAAAAATAGGGCAAAAGCACTAATCAGCATATATGTGCTTAAATTGTATACAGCCGTTTATCAAGTAATTTCTGTGCTTTGCGGCCACCTTCGGGAAATTGCATGTGGTGTAATTCAGCAGCTGTTGCGAAAACAAGATCGGGAACCACCCTCAGGCGGGAACGCAGGAATTCCCTGATTTTGTGGCTTAAGGGTTCCGAAGGTTCATTAACATGTATATGCACGATCACTTCATCGGTACCAAATTCATTGGTTTGTAATTCCACTACGTAATCTGTTATTTCAGCAACTTCATGCAATACATCGTATAAGGCAGGCGGGTAAAAGGTGGTGCCTTTCAATTTGATCATTTGTTTTTTCCTGCCGATCACCGAGGTCAGCCGCGGTGTATTCCGGCCACAGGCGCAGGGCTCATCGATCTGCCTGCAGATATCGCCTGTTTTATAGCGCAGGAGTGGCATGCCTTCTACGCCAAGGGTGGTAATGGTCACTTCGCCGGGCTGTCCGGGCGCAACGGGTTGGTTATTGTCGTCTAATAATTCCAGGACCAGCAGGTCTGCAAGCAGGTGTCCGCCCTTGCCTGCCGAACATTCGGTAAAAGCCGTCTGCATTTCCGTAGATGCGTAAGTGCTCACCAGCCTGATGGGCCAGCTGCCGGCAATCCTTTGGCCGAGGCGATTTAAGCGGCCGTCTTCGTGGCGGATACTTTCACCAATACATATCGCCGTTTTCACGCTTGTAGCAGCTAAACTGACCTGGTTGGCTTCGGCATATTCCACCAGTTTTACCAGGAAGGATGGCACAGCGATAATAACGGTGGGGTTCACCCGCCGGATCGTTTCGTATTGCAGGAATGGCGCACCCGGTCCCACCCTAACGAGCCCGGCACCCAGTTGCCGGATACCCAGGTAATAGGCAATACCGGCCATAAACTGGCGGTCCAGGGTAAGCATCAGCTGGTAAATATCTTCTTTAGAGCCGCCGGCAGAGAGAAAGGAGCAATATTCGTTATAGGACAACCTGGACAAGTCATTTTCGGTAAGCGCAATGGTCACCGGACTGCCCATGGTGCCTGAGCTGGCCACATATTCTGCGATCTTGCTCTTTGGCACAGATAAAAAATCCCAGTTCCTCAATTGCAGGTCTTCCTTGGTGGTAACGGGCAGTTTTTGCAGGTCTTCCAGCGTGCAGATGGTTCCGGGTTGGATCCCATTTGTGGTAAAAAGGTCCTGGTAAAAGGGGGAATTAGCCGCCAGGTACTGGATGGTCTCCTGCAATTTCTTTTCCTGTAATGCCCTGATCTCTGTTTTTGTTGCAAATGCTATATCGTGCGAATACATACTGATGGGTAGTTCAATTTTCCAGGATCACGATGGCTGTTGCCATGGAGGCCTGGTGGGATAAAGATACATGGATGCGGGAGATCTGGAATTTCGCCAGGGTCTCAGCTGTTTGTCCTTTCAGTTGCAGGTTGGGCTGGCCTTTGGCATCGTGTGCAATTTCAATTTCATCGAAGGCGGTGCCGTTGAGCCACCCGGAACCCAGTGCTTTGAACAAGGCTTCCTTGGCGGCAAATCGGGCGGCATAGTGCTGTTCGGGGTGGCCTTGTTTTTCACAATAGGCGATCTCTGATGACGAAAAAACCATTTCCCTAAAGCCCTGGCCTTTGGCAATTTTTTCCGCGATGCGGTGCACTTCAACGATGTCTATACCGGTTCCCAGGATCATGCTTGGGTTTATTTTGGCCAAAACTAGTCAAATTCTGCGCTGGCGCTTGCATCTCATAGGGTTAAGGTCAATACGGTCTCATTTTCAGGAATGTCGAAGGCGGAAAACTTTACCGTTG comes from Flavihumibacter fluvii and encodes:
- a CDS encoding acyl carrier protein, translating into MTTASIIEKINHFLVEEFEVEKEMISPEANLKETLELDSLDYIDMVVVIESNFGFKVKPEDFTNITSFQDFYDYVIGRVNAKELV
- a CDS encoding beta-ketoacyl-[acyl-carrier-protein] synthase family protein; protein product: MNRVVITGMGIYSCIGKNLEEVRQSLFEGRSGIVLDQARKEFGYRSGLTGFVERPNLKGQLDRRARIMLPEQGEYAYLATVQALAQAGITEEMLQQREIGVLYGNDSSAEPVVTATDLMREKKDTTLVGSGSVFQTMNSTVTMNLATIFHLKGVNFTISAACASGSHAIGLGYHFIKTGLQEMIICGGAQELNIYSMGNFDALSAFSIREADPTKASRPFDKNRDGLIPSGGAATVILESLDSALARGANILGEVVGYGFSSNGGHISNPTVNGPVRALNMALKDAGLDAADIFYINAHATSTPAGDSSEARAIDEVFGASRPYVSSTKSMTGHECWMAGASEIVYSMLMMKYGFIAPNINFEEPDEDSAKLNIVTKTLEEEFDCFLSNSFGFGGTNSSLIIKKYGE
- the fabG gene encoding 3-oxoacyl-ACP reductase FabG — its product is MTKSVLVTGGSRGIGRAICLKMASLGYYILVNYKGNEAAAQETLAQVRALGADGELLQFDVQHKEQVKAVLGGWIEQQKEKVIEILVNNAGIKDDTLMLWMKDEQWENVVDTSLGGFFYVTREVLNGMLLRKSGRIVNVVSLSGLKGMAGQTNYSAAKAGVIGATKALAQEIGKRGVTVNAVAPGFIQTDMTEGLNEKELKTMIPVQRFGQPEEVAHAVAFLASPESGYITGVVLSVNGGLYT
- a CDS encoding HAL/PAL/TAL family ammonia-lyase translates to MKLIKEQHLTLDDFREIVCDGKKLTIDGSVLDKVSKNHEFLKGFASNKIIYGINTGFGPMAQYRVSEENLIALQYNLIRSHSSGSGKPIDPILVRALLLARLNNFLQGYSGIHPDLVLLLVDLLNKEVYPCIYEHGGVGASGDLVQLAHLALTLIGEGEVWYKNELRDTAEVFEALGIVPLKIRVREGLALINGTSAMTGIALINLLQARKLLEWSVFLSAMTNEVVEAYDDHFSHELNHVKHHPGQQKVAGMLRDLLRDSHMIRSRKKHLYEGDKMDQDVFEDKVQEYYSLRCITQVLGPIIDTIDQAEKVILSEFNSVNDNPIIDHENANIFHGGNFHGDYVSLEMDKLKIAITKLSMLSERQLNYLLNAKLNEKFPPFINLGTLGLNFGMQGMQFTATSTVAENQTISNPMYIHSIPNNNDNQDIVSMGCNAALLTRRVIGNSFEVLAIQMMTILQAVDYLDCTSRMASATLHMYSQIRAIFPVFADDQPRYKDLDRVKRFFENAEPVVSFPTPSTIDGVA
- a CDS encoding phenylacetate--CoA ligase family protein, coding for MYSHDIAFATKTEIRALQEKKLQETIQYLAANSPFYQDLFTTNGIQPGTICTLEDLQKLPVTTKEDLQLRNWDFLSVPKSKIAEYVASSGTMGSPVTIALTENDLSRLSYNEYCSFLSAGGSKEDIYQLMLTLDRQFMAGIAYYLGIRQLGAGLVRVGPGAPFLQYETIRRVNPTVIIAVPSFLVKLVEYAEANQVSLAATSVKTAICIGESIRHEDGRLNRLGQRIAGSWPIRLVSTYASTEMQTAFTECSAGKGGHLLADLLVLELLDDNNQPVAPGQPGEVTITTLGVEGMPLLRYKTGDICRQIDEPCACGRNTPRLTSVIGRKKQMIKLKGTTFYPPALYDVLHEVAEITDYVVELQTNEFGTDEVIVHIHVNEPSEPLSHKIREFLRSRLRVVPDLVFATAAELHHMQFPEGGRKAQKLLDKRLYTI
- a CDS encoding holo-ACP synthase yields the protein MILGTGIDIVEVHRIAEKIAKGQGFREMVFSSSEIAYCEKQGHPEQHYAARFAAKEALFKALGSGWLNGTAFDEIEIAHDAKGQPNLQLKGQTAETLAKFQISRIHVSLSHQASMATAIVILEN